The genomic region TCATACCTACAGGGCCCTGGTTTCGACCGGCGGCCCTCTTTTTTTGCCTATTTTTGGAATTTCTCGCTGCGGCGCACAAATGCATAGCTGCCGTGCACAAAAAAACATTGCCACCTGCCCAAATTGCAGACATATTGCACACAGCTGATGCACATGGTGGCTTTTACCTCCCAGTTCCACCGCAGAAGCTGTTCCCCTCTGGAGGTTTTTAACCTTCATACCTATAGGGCCCCGGTTTACCGGTGGCCCTCTTTTTTTGCCTATTTTTTGGCCTCCCGTGATCACGCCCATGTGATCGTGCTGTCCTATTGCATCGTGTCCAGCCGATATACATATCGTCTCAACACGATGCAGGTCAGGATCATGGACAGAGATGAAATTCTGAAAGCGCTGGCGCACCCCACCCGGCTGGAAATTCTGAACTGGCTGAAGGAGCCGGAAAAGCATTTCGCCACGCAGGATCATCCGCTTGAACTCGGGGTCTGCGCCGGACAGTTCGAGCGCTGCGGCCTCTCCCAATCGACGGTCTCGGCCCATCTCGGCACCCTGCACCGCGCCGAGCTGGTGATCACCAAACGGCTTGGCCAATGGGTCTTCTACCGACGCAACGAGGCCATCATAGCCGAGTTCCTCGAATCGCTTCAAAAGGAACTGTAGAATGCCTTTGGCTCTTTTCGTCCTTGCTCTGAGCGCTTTTGCGATCGGCACGACGGAGTTCGTGGTGCTCGGTCTCTTGCCGGACGTCGCCGGCGACCTCGCGGTGACCATTCCACAGGCCGGCTGGCTGGTAACAGGATATGCGCTTGCCGTTGCCATCGGCGCGCCGATCATGGCCGTCGCCACCGCGCATCTGCGCCGGCGCTCCGCGCTCATCCTGCTGATGGCCGTATTCATCCTCGGCAATGTGATGTGTGCGCTTGCTCCCGACTACTGGATCATGATGATCGCCCGCATCGTGACGGCGCTATGCCATGGCGCCTTCTTCGGCATCGGTTCGGTTGCCGCAGCAAACCTCGTCGCCAGCGATCGCAAGGCGAGTGCCGTGGCGCTGATGTTCACCGGCCTGACGCTTGCCAATGTGCTCGGCGTACCGCTCGGAACCGCCCTCGGCCAGGCCTATGGCTGGCGTTCGCCCTTCTGGGCCGTCGCCATTCTCGGCGTCGCATCGATCATCGGCCTGATGCTCGTTATGCCGAAAACGGAAATCGCCCCCAAGAGCAATATCTTGGGAGAAATCTCTGCGTTGCGCGGCGCCAGCCTCTGGCTATCGTTGCTGATGACGGTGTTCTTCTCGGCGGCAATGTTCGCGCTGTTCACCTATATCGCCCCGATCCTGCGCGATGTCACCGGCGTATCGCCCCAGGGCGTGACATGGACCCTGTTCCTGATAGGCCTTGGCCTGACGGTCGGTAATCTCGTCGGCGGCAGGCTTGCAGACTGGCGCCTCGGTACCAGCCTTGCTCTTATCTTTGCCGCCATAGCGCTGACATCGGCGACCTTCAGCGTAACAAGCAAAGCGCTTGTTCCGGCCGAGATTACCCTGTTTCTCTGGGCTTTCGTCACATTCGCTGCCGTCCCTGCCCTGCAGATCGGTGTGCTCCGCTACGGCAAGGACGCACCGAACCTTGTCTCGACCATCAACATCGGCGCCTTCAACGTCGGCAATGCACTCGGCGCGTGGGCAGGTGGCGTGGTGATCGCAAACGGCTTTGGGCTGACCCGCGTACCCCTCGCCGCCGCAGCGCTGGCGCTGGTCGGCCTCGGCATCGTCGCCCTCATCTTCGCAACCCCACGTGCACGTCGCAACGCCATTGCGGCTGCCGAATAAGTCACTACCTCCCAACCACCAACAACGAGGAAATACCATGACAAAACTGTTCGAACCGACCAAGCTCGGCGATATCGCCATCGCCAACCGCGTCGTCATGGCACCGCTCACCCGCAACCATTCCCCGGGCGCCGTACCCAACGACCTGAACGTCACCTATTATGTGCAGCGCGCCAGCGCCGGCCTGATCATCACAGAAGCCACTGCCATCACCCAGCAGGGTCAGGGCTACGCCGACGTACCGGGCCTCTACACCAAGGACGCCCTCGATGGCTGGCGCAAGGTCAACGATGCCGTCCATAAGGCAGGCGGCAAGATGGTCGTGCAGCTCTGGCACGTCGGACGCATTTCCCACGACAGCCTGCAGCCAAACGGCGGCAAGCCGGTCTCCTCGACTGCCAAGCAGGCCGACGCCAAGACCTTCATCATCCAGGACGGCAAGGGTACCTTTGTGCCGACGTCCGAGCCACGCGCACTGGAAACCTCCGAGCTCCCCGGCATCGTCGAGGACTACCGCAAGGCTGCACGTGCCGCTATCGATGCCGGCTTCGATGGCGTCGAGATCCATGCCGCCAACGGTTACCTGATCGACCAGTTCCTGCGCTCCGGCGTTAACGACCGCACCGACCAGTATGGTGGCTCGATCGAGAACCGCGCCCGCTTCCTGTTCGAAGTCGTCGAGGCCATCACCAAGGAAATCGGCGCCGGCGTCACCGGCATCCGTCTCTCGCCCGTCACCGCCGCCGGCGACAGCAGCGACCCGCATCCGCAGCCGCTCTTCACTTACGTGATCGAGGGTCTGGCGAAATACGGCCTGGCCTATATCCACGTCATCGAGGGTCAGACCGGCGGTCCGCGCGATTTCCAGCAGGGCGACACACCGTTCGACTATCAGGCGCTGCACGCCGCCTACAAGGCTGCCGGCGGCAAAGCTGCCTGGATGGTCAACAACGGCTACGACCGCGAGATGGCGATCGAAGCTGTCGACAGCGGCAAGGCCGATATCGTTGCCTTCGGCCGCCCCTTCATCTCCAACCCCGACCTCGTTGCACGGTTGAAGCTGAATGCCGAGCTGACGCCGATGGATCCCGCCAAGCTCTACGGAGCCGTCAACGGTGCCGAAGGCTATACGGACTATCCGACGCTCGACAGCGCAGCCTGATCGCAGACCCGCATCCAACGAAAATCCCGCCACAATGGCGGGATTTTTGCGACCGGCTTAAAGACTGCCTATCGATTCCAGCGTCGCACGAACCGCAACGTCGACAGGCGTCTGCGGCTCTTCGCCGATGGCAGCCACAAGCCGGTTGTTCGGCATCTGCAACGGCTCCGACCAGAGATAGCGCATCTCGCGCAACTCGCGCATGAAGCCGACGAATGGCGCTGCCAGGGGAAGCAGCCACCAGGGGAAACTTCCCCGCTTCAAGGGCCGACCTGCGACCCGCTCGATCGATGCCACCATCTGCCTCCCGTCGGCATCCCAGAAACCCCGCATGTGGTAGACGGCAAAGACCGGCAGGCTGTCGCTTTGCTCGAGAAGCCGGATCATCGTCTCCGCCACATCCGGCACATAGGCCCATTGATGACCGATGCCCGGCTTGCCGGGATAAGTGACAGAGGCGACCGGCTTGCCGGCCTTGACCAACCCTTGCGAAAACCAGCTGCTGTCCGCCTGCGGCCCGAAATAGTCGCCCGCCCTGACGATGATGACAGGCACGCCCTGCCCCGCCGCCATCTGCAGGCGCCGTTCCATCTCGACGCGGATCCCGCCCTTTACGCTTGTCGGATGCTGGGGGCTTTCCTCGGTGATTTCCGGAAAGGTATCGGGACCGAAATTGTAGATCGTACCGGGCAACACGATCCTGGCACCAACGGCCTTTGCAGCTGCAACCGTATTATCGATCATCGGCAGGACCAGCTTGCCCCAGTTGACATAACCGGGGGGATTGACCGC from Rhizobium tumorigenes harbors:
- a CDS encoding alkene reductase, yielding MTKLFEPTKLGDIAIANRVVMAPLTRNHSPGAVPNDLNVTYYVQRASAGLIITEATAITQQGQGYADVPGLYTKDALDGWRKVNDAVHKAGGKMVVQLWHVGRISHDSLQPNGGKPVSSTAKQADAKTFIIQDGKGTFVPTSEPRALETSELPGIVEDYRKAARAAIDAGFDGVEIHAANGYLIDQFLRSGVNDRTDQYGGSIENRARFLFEVVEAITKEIGAGVTGIRLSPVTAAGDSSDPHPQPLFTYVIEGLAKYGLAYIHVIEGQTGGPRDFQQGDTPFDYQALHAAYKAAGGKAAWMVNNGYDREMAIEAVDSGKADIVAFGRPFISNPDLVARLKLNAELTPMDPAKLYGAVNGAEGYTDYPTLDSAA
- a CDS encoding MFS transporter; this translates as MPLALFVLALSAFAIGTTEFVVLGLLPDVAGDLAVTIPQAGWLVTGYALAVAIGAPIMAVATAHLRRRSALILLMAVFILGNVMCALAPDYWIMMIARIVTALCHGAFFGIGSVAAANLVASDRKASAVALMFTGLTLANVLGVPLGTALGQAYGWRSPFWAVAILGVASIIGLMLVMPKTEIAPKSNILGEISALRGASLWLSLLMTVFFSAAMFALFTYIAPILRDVTGVSPQGVTWTLFLIGLGLTVGNLVGGRLADWRLGTSLALIFAAIALTSATFSVTSKALVPAEITLFLWAFVTFAAVPALQIGVLRYGKDAPNLVSTINIGAFNVGNALGAWAGGVVIANGFGLTRVPLAAAALALVGLGIVALIFATPRARRNAIAAAE
- a CDS encoding SDR family oxidoreductase encodes the protein MTMQNQMDMKKTALVLGATGGIGGAVARGLYARGWQVVAMNRDPEKAASRLPDFLWVKGDAMNAADVLRAAQGVSVIVHAVNPPGYVNWGKLVLPMIDNTVAAAKAVGARIVLPGTIYNFGPDTFPEITEESPQHPTSVKGGIRVEMERRLQMAAGQGVPVIIVRAGDYFGPQADSSWFSQGLVKAGKPVASVTYPGKPGIGHQWAYVPDVAETMIRLLEQSDSLPVFAVYHMRGFWDADGRQMVASIERVAGRPLKRGSFPWWLLPLAAPFVGFMRELREMRYLWSEPLQMPNNRLVAAIGEEPQTPVDVAVRATLESIGSL
- a CDS encoding ArsR/SmtB family transcription factor — protein: MDRDEILKALAHPTRLEILNWLKEPEKHFATQDHPLELGVCAGQFERCGLSQSTVSAHLGTLHRAELVITKRLGQWVFYRRNEAIIAEFLESLQKEL